GCTGAGAATCCGATCGGCGTCGATGACGATGCGGCGCATCGCCGGGCTGTCGCCGTAGCGCGCCTTCAAGGAGCCGACGCACCGCCGCAGGCCGCCGATGAGGTCGTGAAGTTCGGCGAGTGCGGTGACGCCGGTAGGGCTCGACAACGGATCTCCTCGACTTTCCCGGGCTCTCGTGGGTTCTCGCGGGTTCTCGCGGGCCGGACGGTGGTACGGATCACAGTACGCCCCGATACTATCCACGGCACGGGCCTGACGTCAGGCACGTCACTTCGGGCGAGCCAGGGAGCAAACACCCCATGACGGGCGAAACCACCGCGCGGCGCGCCACGGCGCTGCTGGAACTGCACCAGCCGGGCAACCCGGTGGTGCTGCCGACCGTGTGGGACGCCTGGTCGGCGCGGCTCGCCACGGACGCCGGATTCGTCGCCCTCACGGTGGGGAGCCACCCGCTGGCCGATTCCATCGGCAAACCCGACGGCGAGGGCATGTCGTTCGACGACGTGCTCACCCGCGTCGCGCAGATCACCGCCGCGGTCGACGTCCCGGTATCGGTGGACATCGAATCGGGGTATGGGTTGCCGGCGGCGCGCTTGATCGAGGGCTTGCTCGGCGTGGGCGCCGTCGGGCTCAACATCGAGGACACCGTGCACTCCGAGGGCAAGCGCCTGCGGTCCGTCGGTGAACACGCCGAATTGGTTGGCGCGCTGCGGTCGGCGGCCGACGCGGCCGGGGTACATGTCGTGATTAACGCCCGCACCGATCTCTTTCTGCGGAAGGACGGCGACGACGCGGATCGCGTCGACAGGGCCGTGGCGCGGCTGACCGAGGCCGCCTCCGCGGGAGCCGACGTTCTCTATCCGGTCGGCCGCCACGACCCGGAAACGTTGCGGCGCTTGGCCACCGAGTTGCCGCTGCCGGTCAACGCGATCGCGCTGCCCGACCGGGACGACCCGGCGTCGTTCGGCCCGCTGGGTGTGGCGCGGATCAGCTTCGGGCCCTTTTTGCAGGCCGCGCTGGCGGCCCGGGCCGGGGAGCTGCTGGCCCGCTGGAGTTAGGGCGCGCTCGGGCTTTCGGGGTGAATCCAGGGCTTTGCCCGTGAATCCAGGGCTTTCAGTATGTAACCAGGGCGTCGATCCGGCGACTTTTCCGCCCACGCTTCACGGGCAAAGCCGAGGTCTCACAAGCAAAGCCGTGGCCTCACGGGCAAAGCCCACGCTCACGGGCAAAGCCGGCGAGGCCGCCCGAGGTTGATGCGGCCCAGCCGGATTGCTCGGGACTTACTTCGTGATCGTGATGCGCTGCGCCTGAGCCCCGGCGTAGGCGCCGGCGACTCGCACCGTTAACACACCCGCGTCGTAGGACGCCGTGACGGCCTCGCTGGTGACGTGCGCGGGCAGCTGGAACGACCGGCGGAACGATCCGTAACGAATCTCACGCAGAGTGCGGCCGCCATCCTCCTGCGCGCGCTCGTCGCGGTGTTCGCCGTGGATCACCAGGCGGCCCTTGTCGACCTCGACGTTGACGTCTTTCTCGACGTCAACGCCTGGCAGTTCCACGCGGACCACCGCGTCGTCACCATCCTTGACGATCTCCGCGGCCGGCCTAAAATCACTGGTCACCGGTTTGACCCAGTCCGTTGTGGCGGCGGGGCCGAAAAAGTCGCGCAACCACCGGTCGGTGTCCCAGGCCGGTCGCGACCACAATGCGAGGTTGCTCATGGGCTTCTCCTTACGCTTTCTTGTGAGTTAGCTGTGACCGGCGCCTTCCCGGCCGGCTATTCCTAGAAACATGAGTCGGCCCCGCTTAAGTTCCACCTGGGTGTTCGCCCGCAGCGAAAAGTTTCACACTGGTCCCTGTGAGGTGTGAGGCCGCTGTCATGTGGGCGTCACATTTCGCGATTTTTCCTTAATCTCCTGCCCCTACCCTCGTGGCATGGCCCCGTCCGAGAATTCGCGCGCGCACTGTGCTGCGCGTCACGTCGTCGTGGTCGGGCATGGCATGGTGGGCCACCGGCTGGTCGAGGCGTTGCGTGCCCGCGACACCGAGGGGTCTTGGCGCATCACGGTTTTGGCCGAGGAGGCCGACGCGGCCTATGACCGCGTCGGCCTGACCTCCTACACCGAAAGCTGGGACCGCGCACTGCTCGCGCTGCCCGGCAACGACTACGCCGGCGACGAGCGGGTTCGGTTGTTGCTGAACACGCGCGTCACCGAAATCGACCGTGCGACAAAGTCGGTGGTCACGGCCGACGGCCAACGGCACGGCTACGACGCCCTGGTGCTGGCCACCGGTTCCTACGCCTTCGTCCCGCCGGTGCCCGGCCACGACCTGGCGGCGTGCCACGTCTACCGCACGCTCGACGACCTCGACGCCATTCGCGCCGATGCCCAGCGCACGCTGCAGGCCGGCCACGCCCCTGCGGGGGTGGTCGTCGGCGGCGGCCTGCTGGGACTTGAAGCCGCTAACGCATTGCGCCAGTTCGGGTTACAGACGCACGTGGTCGAGATGATGCCGCGCTTGATGGCCCAACAGATCGACGAGGGCGGTGGGGCGCTGCTGGCCAGGATGATCACCGACCTCGGCATCGCGGTGCACGTTGGGACCGGCACCCAATCGATCGAACCCGTTGAGCGTCCGGACGGCTCGACGTGGGTGCGGGTGCGCCTGACCGACGAGGACGTCATCGACGCCGG
The nucleotide sequence above comes from Mycobacterium malmoense. Encoded proteins:
- a CDS encoding Hsp20/alpha crystallin family protein — protein: MSNLALWSRPAWDTDRWLRDFFGPAATTDWVKPVTSDFRPAAEIVKDGDDAVVRVELPGVDVEKDVNVEVDKGRLVIHGEHRDERAQEDGGRTLREIRYGSFRRSFQLPAHVTSEAVTASYDAGVLTVRVAGAYAGAQAQRITITK
- a CDS encoding isocitrate lyase/PEP mutase family protein, encoding MTGETTARRATALLELHQPGNPVVLPTVWDAWSARLATDAGFVALTVGSHPLADSIGKPDGEGMSFDDVLTRVAQITAAVDVPVSVDIESGYGLPAARLIEGLLGVGAVGLNIEDTVHSEGKRLRSVGEHAELVGALRSAADAAGVHVVINARTDLFLRKDGDDADRVDRAVARLTEAASAGADVLYPVGRHDPETLRRLATELPLPVNAIALPDRDDPASFGPLGVARISFGPFLQAALAARAGELLARWS